The following DNA comes from Oreochromis niloticus isolate F11D_XX linkage group LG23, O_niloticus_UMD_NMBU, whole genome shotgun sequence.
ATGCTCATTATAGTTTTAgttacttttcctttttttgcaaaatctcatttatttttttatttcagttaaagaaaatatttttttttacttctagtTTTTAACCTTGGTGATCACAACCGCAGAAGCAGcaatttgaaacaacaacattgcagatgtggaagcagagcaactgataacaacagtttttgtcatggttctgggtccttatatatacatacatatatacagtggcttgcaaaagtattcggccctcTTGagctttcccacattttgtcacattacagccacaaacatgaatcaattttattggaattccaggtgaaagaccaatacaaagtggtgtagacgtgagaagtggaacgaaaatcatacatgattccaaacattttttacaaataaataactgcaaagtggggtgtccataattattcagccccctttggtctgagtgcagtcagttgcccatagacattgcctgatgagtgctaatgactaaatagagtgcacctgtgtgtaatctaatgtcagtacaaaaacagctgctctgtgacggcctcagaagttgtctaagagaatattaggagcaacaacaccatgaagtccgaagaacacaccagacaggtcagggataaagttattgagaaatttaaagcaggtttaggctacaaaaagatttcccaagccttgaacatcccacggagcactgttcaagccatcattcagaaatggaaggagtatggcaaaAACcttagtgatgggtagatgaggcctcgtgaagcgtttcagcacattccccaaactgtgtcgatactgtgtcgacacagtgttgctgttttgctccatactgacacctgctggaccttaaatatcattgcaggcaacttacttcAGACACGCAACAGACACTAATTCAATTACCTAGTCATACTtgtatacactgtaaggtattgtactgtccatggaatcattttatatctttgacatttcaaatattgtagaaatctttaaaatatattgtgaatgtcattaagtgaaaattagAATGATTGTaaatgtaatattacccatttaaatgcaattgactcagagtttattataaatttttattcagaaaaataagtttattcAAGGTTTTTGCATTCAGCCTATTGCGTTTTTTTGACActatttccccagctttggaaaatacACGCTCACagggcacagatgaagctggggtacacaaaaactgtaatacCAGGTGGAAAAGGTTAGGATAAGATGTTCTTctattcccccagtacgttaaaggatcctctgatcgtggaatgtttctctccgcCAAGTAGCGCTGGACCTCAATGATGGAGTCCGCTGTtgcattgtttgtttgtctgccaACTTCTTCATCGAGCCGATGCCACAGGTtttctgaaataataaaaaaaatgcatggcCATTTTAGTTTATGTCATCTACTCCATATTAGTACACATTAGCATCAAAATAAATGTACGAATAAGCTGATAATATTGAACCTGCCCTGAACAGGTGACTGCTCTGATGAAGGGCCAGGCTGTGGCTCAGATGTTGTGCGGGCAATTACTGCAGCACACTCCACTTTCAGGCGATTGACTGCCTCACTACACTTGGAGGAACTACGAAATCCGAGTGTTTTAAATCTGGGGTCTAAAAGTGTTGAGAGGGTCAACACACTTAATGACTCCAGATTAGAAGCAGTGTCTGTGACACGACGCCTAAGTTGGTCATGGAGATGGGTGGCTGCTTGTGTGTGTAGATGTAAAGAGTTCCGCTCAAGTGCACAATATAGCATTTTCATCATCGGGATTACTTTTGATCCTGAAACTCTCCTCTCCTCAGACAACTCCACTGTGGCCTGATGGAAAGGGGCCAGCACAAGAAGTGCTTCCCTTACGATGTCACACTCATCAACCGTAAGTGGAGTTAAATCTGTTGGAAGAGAAGCAAGAGATACCCAGACTGCTTCTTTCTCATCATGTAGCCGTGACAGCATCTGATATGTGCTGTTCCAACGTGTTGGTACCTCGTTGATAAGTTTCAAGACGGGCCGTCCCATCTGCTGCTGCACTTGAgcaagcttttctttggctgtagtgCTGGATCTGAAGAATGACACGATTTGTCTAGATTTTTCTCTTATGGATGAAAGTTCAGGGATTTGATCACATGATTTCTTGACTAATAAATTGAGTTTGTGTGCAATGCAAACTGAATGTCGAATTTGGAGAGTTCTTGTTGCTGCAATCATGTTTGGTGCTGCATCGGTCACAAGACACCTTACCTTATTTGTGATGGCCCAGTCATCCATCATGCCCTTTTTGAATTGGGCCAAATTGTCTGCAGTATGACTTTGTGGAAAGTGTTTCACACCCAACACAGATGTACACAACTGCATATTCTCATTAATGTAGTGACAAGTAAGAGCCAAGTAAGCCTCCATGTTCAAAGAGGTCCACAGGTCAGCTGTTATACTCACTGCCACAGCTTGCTGTACTTCCATTTTCACTCGTTCGAGTTCCTCCGCATGTTTTTTGGCTAGCAATTCCTTTATGGTCTGAAGATGAAACAAAACTAAATCAGTATGCAGTACTTAACATCAGCTACCTGATGAAACATTGTCTATACAAACCTTTCTGGTTGGCAAAACATATGATGGCTCAAGGACCTGAACCAGCTCCCTGAACCCCTCACTCTCCACAATgctaaggggttggcagtcctttataataaaattcaggactgcctggtccagagcaatcttcctagatgcttgatttcaaagtaataaaacacatattaattttaaaaaaaattataaagctGCTCAATGTCTATATAGGCCTACCTGTGTTCAttgttggtgtgtttgtctcctgattttcatgttttgctctgtaatgcctaaacattgaggaggtgcttttgtttgtgttcgAAAGCTCCacagaacagatgcgacatttaacctgcataaaatgaaataaatattttacactgcaggtcacattgctgtttttcctattctgatagattacactgaaacaaaggcAGACAAACAGttaccttatttgcagttaaaagatcgaaatgatcccacacagcagaaacttttctttttctttcgggtTCCATTATGTTGTAGAggtatatgtatttttttttcctttggtgagagtaattttggcttttttggtggcgactcgTTCCTTAGATGCGgatgcggatgcggtaccttttaaacacagtttggcgcgttgccaatgagcgatacagcagctgtatcgatcacgtgactttttcttaaagcgacacacgcaccgatacaggcatcgctaggtgagcttgatacatgcgtcggtgcgtcagtgttgctggacccatcactagtaaacctaccaagacaaggccgtccacctaaactcacaggccgaacaaggagagcgctgatcagaaatgcagccaagaggcccatggtgactctggacgagctgcagagatctacagctcaggtgggggaatctgtccataggacaactattagtcgtgcactgcacaaagttggcctttatggaagagtggcaagaagaaagccattgttaacagaaaaccataagaagtcctgtttgcagttttccacaagccatgtgggggacacagcaaacatgtggaagaaggtgctctggtcagatgagaccaaaatggaactttttggcctaaatgcaaaacgctatgtgtggcggaaaactaacactgcacatcactctgaacacaccatccccactgtcaaatatggcggtggcagcatcatgctctgggggtgcttctcttcagcagggacagggaagctggtcagagttgatgggaagatggatggagccaaatacagggcaatcttggaagaaaacctcttggagtctgcaaaagacttgagactggggcggaggttcacctcccagcaggacaaccaccctaaacataaagccagggcaacaatggaatggtttaaaacaaaacatatccatgtgttagaatggcccagtcaaagtccagatctaaatccaatcgagaatctgtggcaagatctgaaaactgctgttcacaaacactgtccatctaatctgactgagctggagctgttttgcaaagaatgggcaaagatttcagtctgtagatgtgcaaagctggtagagacataccctaaaagactggcagctggaattgtagcaaaaggtggttctacaaagtattgactcagggggctgaataattacgcacaccccactttgcagttatttatttgtataaaatgtttggaatcatgtatgattttcgttccacttctcacgtgtaca
Coding sequences within:
- the LOC106098983 gene encoding uncharacterized protein LOC106098983 isoform X3, which gives rise to MNTASRKIALDQAVLNFIIKDCQPLSIVESEGFRELVQVLEPSYVLPTRKTIKELLAKKHAEELERVKMEVQQAVAIQHYSQRKACSSAAADGTARLETYQRGTNTLEQHISDAVTAT
- the LOC106098983 gene encoding uncharacterized protein LOC106098983 isoform X4; amino-acid sequence: MNTASRKIALDQAVLNFIIKDCQPLSIVESEGFRELVQVLEPSYVLPTRKTIKELLAKKHAEELERVKMEVQQAVAKTCGIGSMKKLADKQTMQQRTPSLRSSATWRRETFHDQRIL
- the LOC106098983 gene encoding zinc finger BED domain-containing protein 1 isoform X2, translated to MEVQQAVAVSITADLWTSLNMEAYLALTCHYINENMQLCTSVLGVKHFPQSHTADNLAQFKKGMMDDWAITNKVRCLVTDAAPNMIAATRTLQIRHSVCIAHKLNLLVKKSCDQIPELSSIREKSRQIVSFFRSSTTAKEKLAQVQQQMGRPVLKLINEVPTRWNSTYQMLSRLHDEKEAVWVSLASLPTDLTPLTVDECDIVREALLVLAPFHQATVELSEERRVSGSKVIPMMKMLYCALERNSLHLHTQAATHLHDQLRRRVTDTASNLESLSVLTLSTLLDPRFKTLGFRSSSKCSEAVNRLKVECAAVIARTTSEPQPGPSSEQSPVQENLWHRLDEEVGRQTNNATADSIIEVQRYLAERNIPRSEDPLTYWGNRRTSYPNLFHLVLQFLCTPASSVPCERVFSKAGEIVSKKRNRLNAKTLNKLIFLNKNL
- the LOC106098983 gene encoding zinc finger BED domain-containing protein 1 isoform X1; this translates as MNTASRKIALDQAVLNFIIKDCQPLSIVESEGFRELVQVLEPSYVLPTRKTIKELLAKKHAEELERVKMEVQQAVAVSITADLWTSLNMEAYLALTCHYINENMQLCTSVLGVKHFPQSHTADNLAQFKKGMMDDWAITNKVRCLVTDAAPNMIAATRTLQIRHSVCIAHKLNLLVKKSCDQIPELSSIREKSRQIVSFFRSSTTAKEKLAQVQQQMGRPVLKLINEVPTRWNSTYQMLSRLHDEKEAVWVSLASLPTDLTPLTVDECDIVREALLVLAPFHQATVELSEERRVSGSKVIPMMKMLYCALERNSLHLHTQAATHLHDQLRRRVTDTASNLESLSVLTLSTLLDPRFKTLGFRSSSKCSEAVNRLKVECAAVIARTTSEPQPGPSSEQSPVQENLWHRLDEEVGRQTNNATADSIIEVQRYLAERNIPRSEDPLTYWGNRRTSYPNLFHLVLQFLCTPASSVPCERVFSKAGEIVSKKRNRLNAKTLNKLIFLNKNL